The Cicer arietinum cultivar CDC Frontier isolate Library 1 chromosome 1, Cicar.CDCFrontier_v2.0, whole genome shotgun sequence genome contains the following window.
TTTTTGTTCATAAACAACTTCTTAATTGCAATATTTTTAAGATGATTTCAACATTAAAGTTGATTCTCTTACATAACCCATAAACCCTCAACAAGCACCACACACGGTTATTATAGATTTTTAATCTACTACATTTGTCTCATTTCTGGAAGGGATCAATATGAATTTTCTATCGAGTTAGATTGAGATCTCTACTCGTGTgatattgaagataataattaagTCACAATTAGTGACATTGAGGTGTTATGAATTATGATCTTATTATTAAGTGTCTTTATGACACTTATTCCAGTTCCAagtcaattttaatattatatttctattttacaTCAGTTTAGAGTGTTGGAGTAGGTGTTAGcatttttatatgaaataaattaaaacaagagtataaaaatagtaaaatctATAAGTATGGAGATAAGAGAGCAAGAGAGAATAATATAGTATTGCATTACATTTTCCAAAGTGTGTAATTTACAATGCCACATAAGTCCTATTTATAGGATAAAATCTTGTAACTGAAGAGTATGTGAAAGATCATATTAACATTAGAAAAGTCACTCACAAATTAGTAGAGCCACTATTATTAAGTAAAGTCACTCACTAATACAGGGTCTAGATACTAAGGAATGTAGAAGATTAAAGAGAtgtacaataaatatatttctaacactctttttaaatgtttattgaGGATATACATCGTTAAAACCTTAATAGAAAAAATTCAATAGAAAAATATCAAGGGCAACCTAGTTGTGTATAGCTTCCATATTTATATTTGGCCCATATTTCTTCTTAGAGAGGTGAATATTTTGATTAGAAATTTTATTTGGTCAAAGGCCACTAGTACAAGGAATCTATTATCAATTGTTACATCAAAAGTTTGCACTCCCACCTCGGTAGGAATATGGGTCTTAGATCTCTTCATTCCATTAATGAATTTTCTATGTCAAAACTTTCCTTTGATATTCTTGCTTCTCAAGACCAATGGACAAAGTTTCTGAAAACTCGATTCTTCAAGAAGAATATCCCCATATCTTATCATGTCAATTCCTCCATTTGGCCAGTCCTTAAAGATCCATAAATAATGTCTTTACTTAACACCACTTGGATCGTGGGAGATggatcaaatttttatttttggattcaCAGATTGCTTTCATAGTCTAATGGTATATTGCAATTTATAACATTGACATACAATACTCAATAATATATAGTTAtactaatttaatatattaagtgttgttgtttctcttctttttataagcttaaatttatttttagtcccttattttgtttaaaattaattttttgttttttatttttaaaattgtgttattGATCATATGTAACTTGTGAAATTTTTTTGGGTCCCCTCCATTTTTAAGATGATGCATGCTTAATTATGATATGATACAAATtcatatcattaattaatttttatttttttacttttttttcaaCAAACCTTCACAATTGTCTTTATTATTAACAACGTAAacgaaaatttataaaataaaaaatattaaacacaattttattttatttaattcggTTGTGCCACATCATTATTATGTCATTAATgaatatatcatattataaaaaaatagatgaaactaacaaattataaaataaggaaacaaaatcgaattttaaaaatagaaaaattaagaattaattttgaataaaatataaagaataaaaaaagtgCATTTAACCTATATGAGGGCAGCTATAGTTTGGAAAAACTGAATTTCACTAACTCTTAGCTAGCTGATTTTTTTGGAATGTCTTCATTTTTGTCTCAATTTGTCccgtacaaaaaaaaaagtccgACAAAAGTTACAAGAATTTTTAACCATTgttatttttgtgattttgtgatACTACAATTAATATACAACCAACCGACCACGATTCATTAGTGATTATTGGAATGTACAAACTATAGCATAAGATAATGAGTGACCGTGTCGTGTCTCAGAGGTTTATAGTCATGGCAAAACACCAAGCTAATCTATATATTTGCTTTGTCAATAATAGTGTACAAAAGTCTAGAGAAcacaaacaacattaattttaaattgcgGTTTCAGTCTTGGCTGttgttatattataaattttttattctgCAAATAAATATGATcaatatattcaaaattgtggttgtgatgttattataaattaattttaagtcatattaataatatactaaaatataatgaaatcaGGACTGATAAGAATCATTTACTTTTAAGAAGAGTAAAtcacctaattttttttttatctctttcatctcttttaaagaaaaaaatatattatgaaattaacttaaaattaaaaataaaagattggCAAAATCAATCTTTAAACAGTATTTGAACTAATATATCCTCATTAAGTGTTCAGATTTGATTCCAATTAAGTTATTTTGCATTATTACTAGCTAGCCTAGCACCTCCTTGTCACCATTCCACCCCAAAATAAATGTTGATCGCGCCATGAATTTCAGCAGACAGAAAAATTTGCTGacaaaaatcatcaaaaaatattcatgCGAAAGAagatatttgtttttaattataatttaatcgataaatattaatatagttaattttactgtattgtcttaaatttaaactcaaaactttgtaattatatataaatttatggtGCTATATTTATATATCTCGTAAAACAGAAAAGAATTTATACATCCAACAGTGTGGCAGCATAACATATGATAATGCTTTAGATATTTGGTTATAAAGTTCAAAAATAATGATACAAAAATGAAACCGACAAACGAAACAATGATAATGCAAAATATTGATGCCTTTTAGTGAACTTTTACAAGACATTATTCCGACAACATTTATGCCAATGGACACCTCGAAGTATCTTTGGCGTTTTGCCTAATAATATAATCCATTTGAGGGTTATTATTCATACtttatataattgaatttgTGAGGCTTATATGTATacatatataattgaatttctTTTAACAACTTGTAGGAATAAAATATAGTGTAAAACTCATTCGAGTAGTGATTTTGCTTCGTTCTAGAAAATATATAACTCTTAttctataagaaaaaaattggtACAGTTGGTTGAATTTAAACGtgagtaattaaattttaatgaagACATATTATTAAAGTCTTTTGTGGTCATAAATCTTGGTGATTGAACAAAAGCAGATTCTAATGTTAGAATAGCGATGCAAGTATAAATGTAAGAGACTCACACTTAAGAGGAAGACGGTAAAGAcgattaataataaattaaatgttaaacATATAAGAgtagtgatatatatatatatatatatatatatatataatgttatatatttttgggtacatttagtatgttattaaaaattaaattttgacacCTCAATTCTTATCTAAATCGGCCtagaattaatttttgttgttgatgtgCAACACTTTAATTGAGTCATTTTTTATTCTCTATTGAAGAGCCTTATATAGTTGTTATGATCACtcttagataatattattatatattagtagtagaTAAACTTGTCAAACTTCCAGCTTTaacgtttagtaaaagtgtttctgtttcatatgcgccctttgatttagttcactctgatgtttggggtccatcaccggttctcaccaaaggtggatctagatattatgtttcgtttattgatgattacactcgttattgttgggtttatcttatgaaaaatcggtctgaattttttgacatttatcatatatttcgtgcaatggtcaaaactcaacataattctgttataaagtgttttcgttgtgatttaggtggtgaatatacctctaataaattttctgaattacttgcttatgatggcaccctccaccaaacatcttgtactgatactcctcaacaaaatggagttgctgaaaggaaacatcgtcacattatagagactgctcgttcccttttgttgtccgcttcagttcctagtgagttttggggagaagcagttcttactgctgttcatgctattaatagaattccatcctctatcatatcaggtttgtctccctttgaaaaattgtatgcttctacctctgattatcattctttgaaagtttttggttatacttgttttgttcttcgccctcaagtagagcgcagtaagttgtcttctcgttcagcgttgtgtgtttttcttgatcatggggatggtcaaaaaggttatcgttgttatgatcctcatgtaggaaaactttatgtatctcgtaatgttgtttttcttgagcacatccctttttactttatttcctctgattctcagattactaagagttctgaactaacccatattgatccgtttggtcctaatgattatgcttctggtgattgtaatgttgagaattgcgggacaaatactaatactccacatgatgacatccctcttgccCTCCGGTTGttcaaccacctcctgcgattgttgatcctcctcgttacccccctcgtcaacgtaagtctactcagttacctgattttgtctattccacttactcaacttcgtttgtttctttcttaacctctattcacagtttgtctgagccatcttcctataaagaggctaTTCTTGATCCTCTatggcagcaggctatggcagaagaactatctgcattgcacaaaaccaacacttgggaattagtacctcttcctcctggaaaatgtgctattgggtctcgttggNNNNNNNNNNNNNNNNNNNNNNNNNNNNNNNNNNNNNNNNNNNNNNNNNNNNNNNNNNNNNNNNNNNNNNNNNNNNNNNNNNNNNNNNNNNNNNNNNNNNNNNNNNNNNNNNNNNNNNNNNNNNNNNNNNNNNNNNNNNNNNNNNNNNNNNNNNNNNNNNNNNNNNNNNNNNNNNNNNNNNNNNNNNNNNNNNNNNNNNNNNNNNNNNNNNNNNNNNNNNNNNNNNNNNNNNNNNNNNNNNNNNNNNNNNNNNNNNNNNNNNNNNNNNNNNNNNNNNNNNNNNNNNNNNNNNNNNNNNNNNNNNNNNNNNNNNNNNNNNNNNNNNNNNNNNNNNNNNNNNNNNNNNNNNNNNNNNNNNNNNNNNNNNNNNNNNNNNNNNNNNNNNNNNNNNNNNNNNNNNNNNNNNNNNNNNNNNNNNNNNNNNNNNNNNNNNNNNNNNNNNNNNNNNNNNNNNNNNNNNNNggaactcttcgctattttttggggattgaagttgcctactctcctagaggctaccttctttctcaatccaagtacattgccaacattcttgatcagactcgtctttctgatactagagcagcagatactcctcttgagttgaatgtgaaatatgttccctcggatggtgttcctttaccagattccattttgtatcgtactttggttggcagcttagtgtatcttacgattatcagacctgacattgcttatgttgttcatgttgttagtcagtttgttgtctctcccactacaaTACATTGGGCAGCAGTTATTCAGATtattcgttatcttcgaggaactcaatttcaaagtcttctctttccatcgtcatccttattagagttacgagcttattctgatgctgattgggctggtgacaccACAGATCGTAGATCCACCACAAGGttctgtatctttcttggagactctcttatttcttggaagagtaagaaacaagacattgtctctcgctcctctacaaaagctgagtatcgtgctatggcatccactaccgctgaaataatttgattGCATTGACTTTtatctgatatgggtatctctctttctgagccaactccgatgtACTGCGATAACAaaagtgctattcaaattgctcacaactcggtctttcatgaacgcaccaaacacattgagattgattgtcattttactcgtcatcatcttcagcatggaactattactctaccgtttgtttcttcttcttctttacagattgctgatttgtttacaaagatgcattccattaaacgtttccgttttttagttgacaaactctcgatgctccatgttaatgcattgtgagtttgaggggagatgttagataatattattatatattagtagtaagggtattttatacaattctattcttttatatatatattcattgtaaccctattaacttcagtttggttcattctatgttatgaaaccatagagtggttgtttctcttcttcctcttttcattgttaacaatcACCTCTAGTCTATAACGAGAGGtgaaaaacattttataaacTTTCAACCACTCTTCGATTGTGATGTGAGTTGGAGTGAGAATGCTTCAAATTATGCTACTCGTGAGTAATTTAGGGGTGCTTTTTTGCTTCGATTTGTGCTTGTAGTACCCTATTTTTTGTGATATGAAGGACCAAAATAGATTGTCGATCGTACCATGTTTCTTTGTTTATTTGTGACCAAATTAAGTCTAAATTTGTCTTAAATTATATTGACCTTAACAAGTAAAAAATATGTCTCATTGTAAGATTAAACTACATAGTCATCAAAATCAAAAATGTCAAAGAAAAACATAACACACAATATACTTATAATGAGAATTAttgattttcttcattttaCATCCAACAAAGTgcaaaaacagaaaaaaaatgaataaaaaaaattatattgtccAATATGAAACAACTTTAGAATTAAGAGAAAGGGATAAAGTGGAAAATATCCGCAAGATTattgtctttttatttattttttataaatgaaatgaTATAGTTACTATAAAAAACTTACACACAACTCTAAAATCATGagacataatattaaatataataatattgctattttttaattaaattaaaatttaaatacgaTTATTTTGTCCATTTAACAGTGATTGGATGCCACATCAATAGAAAAATAACACATTTACAAAATTACGCTGCAATGTTGTCAAAAagattatattaaaatagaaacatGTCTCAGcacataaaaacacaaattttgataaattgaatgTTCGAAATATTCAATTTGGACATTATGTAACTTAAATTAAAATgtctaaaatcaaatataataatagtacATGATCAATtctaatataaacaaatattttcaagattaaaataaaataatactaaaaGCCAAATACAATATATTTACAATGACAAAAAATGtcttacaacaacaacaaaattgtatatttaCTTAATTATCTAGTTAcatggacaaaaataaaaaggtaaataattgaaaaaaaaattataaggattaaagttgtgtttttttgtcaaataaagttGTTTTActtaagaagaaaaagagaacACATGTTAGTTTTGTGATTAGCGAATGATACAATCCAAATCTTTGTTAGGCCCAAATTAGAGATTACACAGGTTTGGTCCCAGACAGAATGAATGAGAAGCATAATTATGCTTATAGTCATACAATCATACTCATGGGAGGAGCTAACTCCAAGAAGCAGCAACCATTCTTCAGCCTTTTCTATCACGTCGAGTTGAGTGTCTTACAAAACTTCACTCTCAAGATGTGCCCTTTCTTGACCAGTCAAGTCTATTTTCACTCAAGTAGAAAATCATCATtcatagtttttcttttctcttataCACAGCACAATTAGTCTTAAGTGAAAAAAGAGTATATAATAAtgtaaatcaattttacacattaattaatacaaattaataattattttttattatatgattgTAAATTTTATAGATTAATAATTATACAATCAATGATCATGTTAATTGTCAATGTATAACTAttaaactttaaatattttattaataattctcccatatgctttttattttttattttttgaatttttttattttaagttttttttatatgttgatATTTAAacattcataatttttaaatacttcttcaaaattttattttattttctcgtCACATCCTGAACATATCACAACGTCCTCCATATTTATTTCACCTTTAAGTTGTATATAAGATGTATGAGTGAGTAGAACAGTATGTAAAATTGTTCGAGAGTTTTAAGAGTATCTCAAATGGATTTACTTTCTCTATTTAACATCAAACTAAGAGAATTGTACCGTGCACCTCCCATTTGTACCTCTCAACCCCCCTCCCCCCTCATTTTTCACTAAAGACCATTttgccattttttattttgtataaaaccattaaaaaaaatttaccattgtatttctcacccccactttcgaaaattataaaatatttttaaataatcaaaaattacaaactttcaaaataataacaaagtgagttttttgatattttcgaaagttttgttaaatttaaccaatttcaaaacttttgataaatatcaaactttcgaaatgcaattttctAGGATCAtctgaaactttcaaaattttggatAAATTTGAAAGTTCCGAACTGTGATTTTCcataaagttttgatgaatttgaaactttcgaaatacatcattcgaaaatttcaaacatttgaagtcaatttcgaaagtttcaaaaaattagaaactcttgaaagtttcaattttttttttaaatcctgatgtatgttataattaaaaatatattttgaaaaataaatttataatgttattattaattaaatttattactatttttttaattaggtatgagtagagttgaggtTCCTGCTTCAAGAATGGTTATAGATTCTATAGAAAAATTTACCACCGATCAAGTATTATTACTGATAATTCAGCATcgatcaaattatttttatagcaatatatttgaaacatattttgtaggtatttccTTCTCGAGAAGCTGTATTTGAATGGGAAAAAACATTGGAAGgcaaaatggaattttaattgttaccattcggTCATATAAAGCAACCATAAAAAtgggaagaaaagacaaataaattttgggatgcgaaagaggtggaagatataaatcaaaatcaacagcaACTTATTCTCACATGGAAAACTGCCCGTTTACTCTCCGATGTATACCGttaagtgtcggtgaaggatggaaaattagtgtttGTTGTGGAACACACAATCATGATTTACTTGATACTATATCTGGTCATTcatattttgagcatttaaatgAGGAtgagaggaaatttgtcaatgacatgacaaagtataagcttacacctatattcattttaaatgctttgaaagagagaaataaagctaatctcacaattcccagtcaaatatatgaagcaaggagtacttatcgatcattATTGAGAGGTTCGTACACAAAAATACAGCatttgttgaagttaatacaacaagaaaattatgtgcattggacaagaaaaCGGGAGAATTCAGATGTTTTGAGTGATATATTTTGGGCGCATTTTGATTGTATAAAGTTTTTAAACacgtttcattttattttgatatgtgatagcatATACAACACAAATAGATATCGGttaccattacttgaaattgtcggTGTCACATCTACTAGTTTTACATTTTTGGTTGGGTTTACTTACTTGGAACAAGAGCGACAAAATAACTTTATATGGACATTTGAAAAGGTACGACAGTTATTCAAATCTAagattttaatttctaaagttattgtgactaATAGAGATCGTGTcatgatgaatgcgattagtgttgtgtttcctacttcaatacatttgttatgtcgttttcatattgaaaaaaatattggggcaagatgcaaacaatatgtgaaaaaggatagacaaaaagaagtaatggatttatagagaaaaaaaattgtatattcgaCTAGTGTGGAGGAGTATGGTCATCACTTGCAACACTTTGAGCTAGCgtgtgccgatattattctttttgttgattatgtgaaagattcatggttaacaccttacaaagaaagatttgttaagatttggacaaatagagtgatgcattttGGGAACACAACAActaacaggtatttttaaattatgatttgttttgttttagaaaatatgatttactagtttatgtgatttgttttaatttatgttatttaatttatttgtagactTGATTCTGCTCATTagagattgaaaaacatgctgcaaactagttttggtgatttgtgtaaaagttgAGATGATGTGAATATcatgttgaagaaccaaatatgtatcattcaatcttcttttcagaaaaccatcaaggatATTGAGCACGGGTATAATTCACCATTTTTTCAAAGTCTACATCATTGTGTATCAaggaaatgttttaaaaaatttgaatgagatgactatataaatcacgcaaccattgcaatctatattgggcacatttattataattaatctcaGCTAGTGTTTCCTCCTATGGtgcacctaagtactcatgtgTAGCTCTTGCATCATTATTAGTGTTCATATTCACATgtgcataaaaaaatttaccatgggGTGAAATGTGAAGGAGAGTCACAACGTCGTCTAACGTGATagtcatctctccaaatggcaAATGAAATGAGTTGGTTTCCTTGTGCCATCTTTCAATAAATACGGATATCAGACCAACATCAGTCATAGTGAGGTAGGCTGAAGACAAATGTAGCAGTCCAGATTCCCGAATCCAATGCTCTACAGGATCTGGCACAAGAACTTCGGTAAACTTCTTCAGCTTCAATCCATGAGTAATAACTTTTAACGATCCACGATCCTGCAAGTAATTACAGAacagttaattaattaaataaacttaaataaaaaattaattaattaaatttaaataaacataattaaataaacttaaataaaaaattaattaaatacatttaaataaaccaataattaaataaacttaaataaacaaataattaaaagtataattaaaaattaattaacatatatctcTCCTTCACATAGCCTCCGAGCCACGTGGTGTTCATACTGTGTCAACACATGTGTCACCATTAGTCTCTCGGGAAATCCGGTTTGCTGATCCTGCtcatcaatatcatcaacatgTGCAACATCATCATGAATATCATCAGCATCATCAGTATCATCAGCATGTGCATCATATTGTTCCTCAGCCTGCTCCATTTGTGGAGGCTCAGGGATATCATCCTCCATCTGTGCATGCTCAATAGGCTCAACAGCATCATCTTGGACATAATGTCTTCGAAGACGCTGTCTAATTGGACAATTTGCTTCGTTTCGTCGTctgtttgatgttgttggtggaattctctaTGCATCATCATCTCTATCACCTATCAAGTTACGAATAATTTGATCAAACGCACCTCTCATTCTAGGCactgcaatatatcaatatttaaaaaataggaaaaaaactttttaaaaaaatacatttcggAACTTTCAGAAGGCCAAACTTTCGGAACATGTTTCAGAAGTTTCATTGAAGGCCAAACTCTAAAGTTCTAAAACAAGATTTTTACATCTATATAATTCTCCCAAACTAAATAGCCATCATAAcccgtaaaaaaaaaaaaaacaacaacaacaacctaagTCAATAGCAGTGGAGCTTTTTGAGAATTATTGGGGCAATCTATATTTAAGGTGTATTCTACTCTAAGGGTGTATAATACTCGGCCCAATCCATCAAATTGTTATGGCATGTAAGATTTGGATGGGGTTTGGTTTGATCCAAAAAACATAGAGACAGAAAAACACCAACAAGACCTAAACAAGGTTGAATGAGGGACTGGATTCAGGAGACCCCTTGAATTATCTGTCTCGtcccaaattattttatagacaataaattattattgttgttattattattattattattattattattattattattattattattattattatttttaagtttactatatttaaaaaaataaccaaATGTGACTTCACTTCACAATTATcatctatagtcaaataagaaacaaattgaaaaatattcttTAACTACCAACCTTCTTATTAAGGGGaaagataaatatttagttGTGTGGTTTATCATATgtttgtttaataaatttttttatgttttgttccATTTTTTACTCATGAAATTTGTCATGTCATATTATATGAACTATGGGTTACTTTTggattaattttgttttaaaatgtttatgtatttaattgtATTACTATTAGGTGACTTATACTGAGACTAACTCGGTATTGTCTTTGTATCTTCTCGTCCttattaaacatacatttcatcGAATTCAACTAGATTAATGGTCAAAttcaaatctaaaaattaaTCCAACCTAATTTTAGGACCAAACAAAGAACACgccaaatttaatttaatccaTTTTTTGTACTCCATTACTCCGCACTACGATAAATGGTCTAttattgttgtattttttaGAAGTTTAGATTAGTTTATAAGATGATATAATTTTGAATGATATGAAATAAGGTAACATCATTTTTTTAgcatattctattttatttcacttttatGTAACCTACTGCGCCAATTTAAATATaccatgaatttgaattttataagaGGGTTAAAAATTCCTTCCTCCTGTCACTATTTGAGTGAATAGGTAAAGTGGTCTATGAAATTATAAACATCGATCAAAttagttcttaaattttttaaattaaaaaatatatatctgaaattataaaatatcaattaaaatagttcaTCAGTAAATTTTTATCGTTAGA
Protein-coding sequences here:
- the LOC101492261 gene encoding protein MAINTENANCE OF MERISTEMS-like translates to MEDDIPEPPQMEQAEEQYDAHADDTDDADDIHDDVAHVDDIDEQDQQTGFPERLMVTHVLTQYEHHVARRLCEGEIYDRGSLKVITHGLKLKKFTEVLVPDPVEHWIRESGLLHLSSAYLTMTDVGLISVFIERWHKETNSFHLPFGEMTITLDDVVTLLHISPHGKFFYAHVNMNTNNDARATHEYLGAP